A region of the Hydra vulgaris chromosome 12, alternate assembly HydraT2T_AEP genome:
tgtaacaattTTACGCTTTGTTTTCTTAAATTCATACTTTAGAGTCTTTTTTTTGTGCGTTGCAAATATTTGTGCCAATCCATTCAGgaaggaaaaaaaagataaatatctTATGTACACTTTGAAACAAAAGTATTTAGTTGATGTTTCACATATAATGTTTTAACTGAATTAGATTAATCCTTTTCTAATAGACCATTTACTGGCCGGTTAATTAATCCATTTACTGGCCATGGCCAATAAATGGTATCaggtatataattttttagtttcatatttttatataggatTTTCTCACACTTAGTTATTATTCATGTGTGAGAAAAGTTAAGTTAAGATATTAACAAAAtccacatttaaaataatttctgatTTTCTGAGTTCATTCtacttttaaagttactttCTGAGTTAATTCtacttttaaagttactttaaaagtaaaatgctCAATcgttttaaagttagttttaaaatcattttaaagttactagttttaaagttactttgaaAGTAGAATGAACTCAGAAAGttttagttaattataattataattaattatgttCTGATAATgttgattcaataaaaatacaccattaaagtaaatatatgattttcctaaatgtattttatgaatatatgtttttatttttttttaatagataatatTATATGAAACCATGAAACCAGTTATTTCAACAAGGATAATAAAAAAACGCATGCTGTGGACtgagaatatatataatataatatgaaaCTAGCAGTACATGCAGTTGCATCAGGTATGTCTCAACGGAAAGCAAGTGTATCATATAAAGTTCCGCGATCGACTCTGCAAACCATATTCTCTGGAAAGTCCAAAATTGGAGCGAAACCAGGGAAAAAGCCAATACTTGGTGACCAATCGTGCCCAAATGGGAATCGGTTttgggaaaaaaatatttatcactTATACTGCTAAGCTTgctaaaaaacataacataagttttaaaaatggtcgACCTAGTGAAAAGTATTGGCAACTACTTAAAAAGAGACACGGTTGTGTTAGTCTTCATTGTCCAGAAGCTACAACTTCTATACGGCACATGTGTATGGATAGGATAAAGGTTTCCAAATATTTTACTTCTTTAGAAGTTCTGATACAAAGTAAGAATTTACAGGACAAACCAGAATGTATGTGGAACATGGATGAAACAGGGATGCAACTAGAGCATAAACCTAGACGTGTTGTTGCCAGGAAAGGCTCAAAATATATTCGAATAAGTGGCAACAAGGAAACAATTACTGTTATATGTTGCATAAATGCAGTTGGTCAAGTTATACCACCTCATATAATAGGGAAAGGAAAAACTGTACGAACTCTATATGGTTTTGATACCAAAAATGCTCCAAGAGGAGCAACATAAAGTATGTCTGAAAAGGGCTGGACAAAACGAGGTATTGCGGAATTATGGTTTGAGAAAACATTCCCTCCAAATATTGACTCAGCAAGACCACAGATTTTAATCCTAGATGGACATGACTCACACAATTTTGTTGAAATGATTGAGCTGGCTTTCGTAAACCAAATTGAAGTTGTTGAGCTTCCAGCTCACACTAGCAACTGGTTTCAGCCTTGTGacagaaaagtttttaagtcaCTGAAAACTGCATATTCTGAGAAATGCCAAACAATGATGAATGACTATCCAAGTGTATTAGTTTCGCATTCTAACTTTTGCGGTTTATTTTCAAAAGCGTGGAAATATGCTATGACTGACACAAATATACGCTCAGGATTTAGAGCTTGTGGAATTTATCCCTTTAATCCAGATGCTATTCCTAAAGAGGCATACATCCCAAacattttatatagtaaaatttcAGATGCTGTCCCAGGTCAAAATGAATGCAACATTTCAATAATAAACTACCTTCCATTATTGTCTGATCTATCAGAAAACAGCTTTGCAATTAACTTGCTGTCTTCTACCAAACCAGTAGAAgaaaatgagtttttaattCAAGACAATGTGCAATACTCAAATATTGTTACAGAACACAGCTATGCAAGAATCAAACCGGTACAAGACAATGAGTTTATTGATTTTTCTGTTCAAGACAATACTCTGGGTTTGAATATTGATACTGATATATGTCTTGAAGAAGACATATATCAGTATCAATATTCTTCCATTTCCATTTGCTAATTCATCTTGTCTATCAGACAAAGATTCAGATGTTCTACCATATCCTTCTCcacaaattaaacaaacaaaaaaacactcaaaaaactctaatttaaagttttttgttctgACCTCAGAGGAGGCTTATAATGCAAAACTTGAAGATAGGGCTTTAAAGGTAGCAAGTGAAAatagaaaagttgaaaaacaaaagattttgaaagaaaaaaaagaaaactctgCAAAAAAGAAGCTAgatcatatatattaaacttgAAGGAATTGACCAAGgtgaatgaataaaaaaatgatattttataagaagtattttttagttatttttgttcATGTCAATTCATCTTAATGAGtgtacaaataatttaattgaacaAGTTATTTTGATgtgctttttatttatatggtgtgctttttatttttaattttttttaattttatgataataaatcaattacaaTGCCCTATCCAATCAAATACAGCCAACGGCCAATAAATGGTTAAGATGGCCAGTATTTGGTAAAATTGTTTACCTCTAATATCTgggttatatataattttatgttatttataaccacaataatttttacttaaaatgtcagagcttttaattttctaaaattttatatatgatatgtAACATATACATAAGTATTTTTCTGTAACGGGTGTTTCTTGTAAAAATGTGGCCAGTAATTGGCGAAAGTACCCtatcaaaactatatttttttaaccgttttaaaaatgttttatatttacgCATGCGTAAAAGTAGCACACAGAGCGGAACAAGCCACCTTTGGATGTGGACGTCCGAGGACGTACTATTTTGGACTTGAACAAATGAGCCAAAACGGTCCTACGCCCTATGAACGTCCAAGAAcgatatttttgaaacatatcaaAGGTGTCTGTTTCTTCTAAAATTGAATGTAATTCTGGAAGTTTGTAAGCAATAAAACCTGCAATATATAAAAGCCCTTGTTTGCATTCATTTGACAACTGATCCTCACAATTTTCACATATTGACATATCAAACTCCACATCAAGTTCTCACTCATCGCAGTGGTGATGAGCAGGAGGAAATACTGTAAAATCTGCTTGCTTGTCTAGCAACTTTCTAGTTTTGTCGATTCTAAacttttgaataagattttgcACAGTTATCAGATATGTGCCACCTGACCCTTGCCGATATTTCCCAAACTGTTTTTCTAGTGCATCTGATTGCATATGTCCTAACAATACATAAGATACACCACAATTCAACAAATACTTGGCACAGCTTGTTaatcttttagaagttttttgtaAAGCACTCGCAGTATCCATTGTTAGCTTTTTCTCTCTTAATTTTGAACTTAAATGTTGTTCTAAATCTTTGTCTCCAGCATTAATTCGAAAAATCAACAGCatttaaagtttacatttttctttataagaCCATTATTTATTTCAAGACAAACAATGCAATCATTTCTTTTGTCTCGATATGCTATTCCAAGTCTACCACTAagcataattgttttaataataagttctaAGAGTTCCTGTGATTTTTTTACTGCAGCTTTGTGCTATTCAttagcataatttttatattcgtACTTTTTACCGCACCGAAAGTGATAAGCAGTTCTTTTATGCATGATTTTAAAATAGGAAACGCATATCAATACAATTAATTCAGCTCTATCAACTTTTAAAGACAGAGCACAGGCCtggttgttttttaaattttgtttcacttcaaactttaactttcttgataattttaaatatttatatgtataaaatatattctggTGGGGGTGGGGGTGTATACCCCCATCCCCACTGGAGCCGTCACTTGGTAATATGTGCGAGTTACCAAGAACTACGACTTACTAAGAGCATGTGGTATTGCTTGTTAAAGATACTATAAGTGATGTGACTTTTAAAAAGGTAAATAGAACAAAATATCAACCACATTTTCtgcaacaaatataaatattcaaagtttgttacttaaaacattatagcttttttatggagttgttcaattttataattttttcacttttgcaTTTTACAATTTACTTTTGCATTTTACAATAAGCAAAGTACGGCACTTAAACcgcattattttaaattattttattcgaAAAAACCccgtataatataaaattttttcacgaAAACAAATATATCGTAAGTTAAATCTGTTTGCACGTGTTAAcgaatattaaatatttgtaataataaatattatatgtattgCTTCTATATATTAaacctaaatttatttatttaaactgatGTATATATCAATTAATCAGTCAATCGAATTTATTTACAGACTCAAACCCCCTACCCCTGAAATGATAAGGATAACAGTAagtaaaataaagcaaataaagtaGTTACATTGCACtaaatacaaacaaacaaaaaaacatcatGCAAATAACTCTGCTCTCATAAATGTAACTCTGTTACTCTCCATTTATTTCTTAATggaaattattataattgttatttataattgttgCACTGCCCtgcaataattataaataagataaatacacaactataaataagataaatacacaactataaataagataaataaacaattaaaaataagagtacTGTTGCTTAACAACAACAACGTTTAGTGGATAGTCACCATGCCTTACAAGTAGTTCTCTAGCGCTGTTTCAAGATAGTTTGTTTAGAATTAGACAAAATGCACAAATCATATAATGCAACATGTAAGCGATGGAACGAGTCTTTTCGAAAAAAATACCAATTCTGACAACCATGAATAGGAttgcaaaaaacattaaacaacatAATCTTCATTTGAACTTGTGTTGAGCAGAACTAAATACAAATGATATTAACTTTAGAATACAAAGaatgtatttgttttaaaatatcttgtCACTGTACATGTCATCTGAGATCAAATGTTCCaggtatttatattgattaatgTATGATAGAACCAcattaattaatgtaaaacaaaggtttttaatttggggttcataacttttaaataacatagTTTGAGATTTgttattgctaaaaaatatgTCATGCTCCAAAGCAAAACTAAAGCAGAAGTCAAGAAGGTTCTGAAAACCTTTTTCTGAGGGTTAACATAAGACAATATATTCATCATAAAAAAGATGGTTAATGAGAGAAGGACCCAAACTTACCCATACCTGTCAATGAGTAAGCATAAAGTCACACCAGAagcaattttagatttttttgaattatgttAAGTttcaaatatgtatatatatatatatatatatatatatatatatatatatatatatatatatatatatatatatatatatatatatatatatatatatatatatatatatgtgtggtAGACTTGGAATAGCATATCGAGACAGAAGAAATGATGGCATTGTTTGTCTTGAAATAAATAATGGTCTTATAGAGACAAATGTAAACTTTAAATGCTGTTGGTTTTTCGCATTAATGCTGGAGACAAAGATTtagaacaacatttaaaaagttcagGTAAGAATACCACATATATTTCCGAAATAgttcaaaataaactaataaacaatttttgtcaaattatatatttatatatatatatatatatatatatatatatatatatatatatatatatatatatatatatatatatatatatatatacattttttttttgtgtacatCTTCACTTCCAGCAAGGCGGCAAGCAACCAGAATTTTTAaacactattagagttggaagttactggaagaggtAAATTGAAGTTTGcaaagcaagataatgattaacagacaacttaaaatattgcaaattatatgaatcaggtaaacaagataaaagaagtgagttccaaagaactgatgtttgaaaAAAGTCCAGATagaaaagaatttttggagcacttaggaacagtcacagtaaaaggatgaaacttaattgaattaatacaagaataaattttagtagatggcacaagagatgctagctctttagagcagtgatCATTGTAGtagttataaaagaaaaaaaaaacccaacaTTATGgcgatgtgacaatggttgaagaTTGGCTGCAATAGAAGattcaaatatgtttaaaatgcgtttttgcgccttgtctaaaagagaaagggcatcattctAATATACGCTCCAattatggcaacagtattctatacaaggacagattttggatttatagagataaagaaaagaatctggagtaagaaagtggagAGCAAGATAAAGAGatacaaccttagcagatgctaattttgcaatcaatttgatACATGGTTTCCAGGATAGATTGGAAGTAAGATTTAATCCTAGAAGACAAAAGGTAGATAACTCATCGAGTATattaccatttataaatataggaagatctagattgttgTGATAACAATTATCTGAGTTGAAGTTTACCAGCAACTGAGatcccatgctgtagcagaagtaagatccttttcaagccTAAATGCCCCCTCctagcaatcagagagtgttggttttttatcaagacaagagtaAATGATAGTATCACCAACGAACTATGCCACTTTTTatgtgagaatttctggaagattgttaatgtttattaaaaaaagtatagagcCAAGGATACCTTGACGAAaccctgaagttacagaataagaggaggagtgctgtccatcaaggacaacttttatactacaattagTAAGTAAGGATTTAATagtcttaaagatgttacctgatacaccataagaagagaACTTATGGAGAAAACCGGCAtactaaactttatcaaaggctttagaaatgtcaagagggATAGCCTTcacctctccacatctatctaatgcatgataaaacctatcagttattactgttacaaatcagcagtagaacaagaagatattaaaatccaaaattgttgaaaatagcgataacagatgctgctttccaaccgactggaaaacaagactcttataagcacttgttaaatagttttgaaagtatagacaacaggagaacacttctgcaagattataacaggtatgttgtccggaccacaagctgtagaagagtctaagcaggaaatcattttagatatag
Encoded here:
- the LOC136088228 gene encoding uncharacterized protein LOC136088228: MSEKGWTKRGIAELWFEKTFPPNIDSARPQILILDGHDSHNFVEMIELAFVNQIEVVELPAHTSNWFQPCDRKVFKSLKTAYSEKCQTMMNDYPSVLVSHSNFCGLFSKAWKYAMTDTNIRSGFRACGIYPFNPDAIPKEAYIPNILYSKISDAVPGQNECNISIINYLPLLSDLSENSFAINLLSSTKPVEENEFLIQDNVQYSNIVTEHSYARIKPVQDNEFIDFSVQDNTLGLNIDTDICLEEDIYQYQYSSISIC